Genomic window (Streptococcus suis S735):
GATGAAGTTGCTCAAATCATGGGAAAATCAAGACCATATATCAGTAATTTATTGCGCCTACTAAATCTATCATCTCAGACTAAACAAGCTGTAGAAGAAGGAAAAATTTCACAAGGGCACGCGCGACAATTGGTGTCATTTTCAGAAGAAAAGCAAGCCGAATGGGTTCAACTCATTTTATCAAAGGATTTAAGTGTGCGTACGCTTGAAAAATTAATAGCTGCAAATAAGAAAAAACACACTAAGCTTAAACAACGCGACCAATTTTTAAAAGAACAGGAAGATTCACTCAGTAAAACTCTTGGAACAGCTACAAAAATTATCAAGAAGAAAAACGGGAGCGGAGAAATTCGGATTAGCTTTAATGACCTCGATGAATTCGAAAGAATTATCAACAATTTTAAATAGACTTGTTTACAATTTATTTTTATAAACACTCTTTTCC
Coding sequences:
- a CDS encoding ParB/RepB/Spo0J family partition protein — its product is MEELRTLNISEIHPNPYQPRIHFDEKELLELAQSIKENGLIQPIIVRKSSIIGYELLAGERRLRASQLAGLTTIPAVVKELTDDDLLYQAIIENLQRSNLNPIEEAASYQKLISRGLTHDEVAQIMGKSRPYISNLLRLLNLSSQTKQAVEEGKISQGHARQLVSFSEEKQAEWVQLILSKDLSVRTLEKLIAANKKKHTKLKQRDQFLKEQEDSLSKTLGTATKIIKKKNGSGEIRISFNDLDEFERIINNFK